Within the Miscanthus floridulus cultivar M001 chromosome 17, ASM1932011v1, whole genome shotgun sequence genome, the region CATGGGGCTCGGGGGAGCCGCCTGGCCGCGGCTGCGGCAGTGCCGGCCGGAGCCCAAGCAGGCGCTCGATGGTGGCGGCTGCGGGATCTCCTTCTTCCCCTCCGccgtccccttcctcctcgtATGGCAGCGTCGGCAGCGACGTTCTGGGCTGCTCTTGGGCCTGGGCGGCTAGATCCGGTGCACTGAAAGCCGGATCCGGCGACCCATGGCTGGGGGCGGCAGCGATAGCTTGGGGCACCGGGTTCTCTGCCCTAGCGGCTGGATCCGGCGCCCTTTGGGCTGGGGGCGGTGCCCACCGTGGTGGGACACTCGCGACCGGCGGTGCCCGGCAGCATCGGCTGCGGGTGCCAAAGCCGGCGACGTCGTTCAGCAACGGGCTTCGGTGTGCGGCAATGTGACGCACGCGGCAGGGTAAACCCGATCCCGTGTTGCCTGACCAGAGGTGGTGGCGGCCGATGCAGCTATGCGGCTGCTGTGTGCAGCTGGCGCGTCGATGCCTCTCTGGAAGGGTTTCGTTGGGATGGCGGGGCAGTGACGACGGTGGCGACAACAGGATAGGGTCCGGGTcttggtcggacgtttgtgctgGGGAACCCTTGGGCGAAAGCCTTGACGACGGCGATGTCTGTGGGCGCCGCATCCCCTGCTGAGGGCGTCGTGTTCTCCAGCACTGCCTTCCACGGGTGAAAACCCGGTCCATCTTGGACGAGCGATAGTGGCGTTCTCGACGTCATGCCCTTATTGAAGGCATCGCTGAATGGATCTCGTCTCAACCACGACGTTGCCTTCGGTTGATGCTCTTAGCTTCTCAGCACCCGGTCTGCGTGTGAAGGGAGGACTTGCAGCGTGAAGTCAGAACTGCTACGTCAAGGGATGTGGCTCGGCAACGATGAGATGAGGCGAACCACCCCCTCTTTCGTCTACTGGGAGGCTTTGAAGGTGTGGCAAATGCCGGGGGCGGGGCGGAGGGTCAAGataggaagtcggagctgctctttgttttgagcttggcaacgatgacctGTTGCGACCTCTCGCTTTGGGCCATCTTTTTTTCTTCATTAGGTTCGTCCGTGTCTGCCttgggaagtcggagctgctggtTGCTTTGTAACCACGCTCGACAACGATGACTCATGACAGTTTTGTTTCCCTTCTGCATCGCGTGGGTGGGTCAGCCATTCGTGTGGTGTGTGTTGGCACCACGTTTTGCTACCCTTCTTGTACATAATTTTCTTTcgtcttaattgagcggcagagctcctgcctttgtttcaaaaaaaagtttGATGGGACTAGATTTAGAAATTGGTAGATGATAAATGTGTAAGTACCAAAATTATAGATTGAAACAGAATTTGAAGTTATTTTTTCCTGACATAAACACACTGTAAACAAGTACTATCATTTGCTTTTGGCATCAAGCTTGTCACCACGAATGGCCAACTTGTCAGATTTGAAGGTACTCCATAATAGCAGTATGTTTAGCAACACAATTTTGCCATGAAATTGCTTATTGCAATTTACACCGCGGAAGTTGGGACTTAAATCCACTTAGATTAGCATCATCTAATACTAACTAATAATACAACATTATACTAGTAGCTTCCATAAACCTAACTCCAAGCTATGAACACTCTACTCTTGAAATGGGCTTTCAGAAATAGAAGGAAAAGGTATACACTGATAGAAAGCTTAACAATCAATAACAAATAGGATTGGTTAGTGTCAAACTGTCAATACCTTATCATGAGGCCAAAAAAGTGGAACCCCTTTCCATAAAAAAATTGATCCTTGTAATATATGCTTCAACTCAGTGAGACACTAGTAATGAACAATACAAACAAATAAAATGCTAGGATGTTTTGAGACCTGGTCATGCCACAATTGATCAGATAAAACCTGCATTTGGTCAGACAGGTAAATCATGGGACATTAACATTAAGTTCTATTTGCAACATCATAAAAGGTGAAAACAAGGTCCATCAACTCACCATGTTACTTCATGAAGTGAGACACAAGACAAATTATTCATCAATCTATTGACTAAAAGGGAGCAGAAGCAACAAATAGTTGTTGATTGTACTACCATGAAACATGATGTATAACAATttggggtaaattcacaaagaaaTGAGACTGGAGATACCAATGAATCAGATTAGTTGATATGGAGAAAATGGTGGACCTTGTGCTTCCCAAGCAGATACAACAAAACTCTCACGGTCTCTAACTATATGTAAATAAGAACATAATTTGTGGAAGATATCTTGTCAACATGTCACTCCGCCTCACCTATGCTGTGAACTAGTGAAGGAGAGTTGTGATATATAGGCTTAGTGATCCAACGGAAAAAGAACAACCACCCAATTTTGAAAATATTGTGATCCTTTctttagcctaccccaacttgcttggactaaaaggctttgttgttgttgttgttgtgatcctTTCTTTATTATGCTCATAGCAAATATTTGAAAGTGAACAAAGAAATGAATGAGCCAGCACACCTCAATCAAGCACAGCGCCAGCGTGGCGTGAGTAGAGACGGCAATGGGTACATGGAACCTGATACCCGGTggactttattctattaagacaTGGGTCTGGGTCAATTTCCTAACCCATGGGTCTGTTAATGGGCAAAAGGCCTAACCCATCGGGTCTACCAAGTTGGGGTACGTTCCTATAGTACCCATACCCATAAACCCATGGGTAATATAAACCCAGTCTATCCAGAAAAAGAGCCCATACCTTGCCCCATAATACCCTAAACCTGGTTTATTTTACCATCCCAGAAAGCTAATGTTGTGACCTGCTATCCCAGAAAGTTTATGTTGTGATGACCTGGTAAAGTGGTGTAGGGGGAGAGTTGTGATAGGGTTGGTTATCCAATGGAAAAAAGATAACCAAACGCTATTATGAAGTGGAACCCAACTTTAGAGTTTTGTCAATTTGTGTGGATATTTGAGCAAGTGAACAAAGAAATGAATGAACCAACACACCTCAATAATACTATCCCTTTCTGTCATTTGACGTTAGGAAAGGCTGCTCTTCCTACGTTTTAGTTAAATATAAAAATCATTAAAGCTGCAAATTTATCTTAGAAGCACAGATCATGGACATAGAGACTCAATGGAAGCTGTGAATTGTTATGCCGTCATAAAGCACCTGAGTACAAGTAATATAACTTCTCGTTTCAAGGGGTCAAGATATCAGAAGTATCCAACAGTGTTACAGCTCATTTATCAAATGAAAAACTAAAACATGAAACACGTGGAGATTGTTAGACGAGCTAACAGGCCTTTTCTGCCACATCAATACTAAATCATAACACATCCCTCCGTGAATAAACCACAACAGACGACTGAAGGTCTCTGTCAACCTTGAAATGGGAGTGGAAAAATCTCCTCACCTGCCAACCATAACAATTATTGATGAGTTTGAGTACTACTGTTACGAAACAAGAAATCCTATCATTATTGCCGTGTGCTCCCTCTGAATCAAGCATATGGCATATTTTTTTGTCATCTTCTTTCAAAATACTAGGTATGTATTTCTAATGAAATAGCAGGGCAATCAAAAGCATTTTTCTGTTAAGGCATCCAAATATTTgcatttgtaagcaatttaagATTCAAAATGACAAATCAGAAAATTTCTTATGTTAATCCGGACTCCATATAAAAATTGTAGAGTTGCGCTATGTGGTAAACAATGTCCTAGAGGGCTAGAATACTGCCAAattcatggaaattcctacactAGTTAGTAACAGATACTGCTTGGCAAATAATGACGCTGGAAAGCAGTATAATGCGTGTCTATTGAACCCTGAAGCGAAAAAGAAGCCACGTGATATCTAAGGTACAATGGCATATTACCTCAAGAAAGGAATTGTGCAGAAGCAACTGGAGAACATGTCTTTCTTCGGACTCAAATAATACAATGTGACTGAATGTAGATAAATTTCCAAAAACCCCGCCCACAAACTCAGATGGACTTGTAAGGAAACGATCTGACTCATCCAAGGTCCCTTTGTTATCACTGAGTGCAGTAGAAAGTCAGCAGGGACGTATGTATTCAAGAACAAGTATAGATATGAAAGGTTAAATATTTTTGCATTCAAAAGAACAAAGAAAATAACCACCTAGGAGTGCAGTCCAAAAAGCGCATAGGTAGATCGTAATGTAAGGTTGAGTAGTAAGGTGTTGAATGACAAGGCATGAGAAAGAGGACACTCTTCACTCTTCCATCATGGGCTTCTTTTGACAAATAATACATAACATCCTCTGTTCCCCTCTGCCACAATGAGTGTTGAATATGGGATATAAATGGAAATAATGGAGAAGCTGTAATCCCTAGATGCATAGAGCAATACAACAATATTGAAGTATGGAAAACTTACTTGATGGAATAAGGACATGTATAAGGCCATGGGAACATTGGTTATGACAAGAAGAATAACAGAAAGTTGCAACCTTGAAAGGCTTCTTTTCCCATGCTGATTTTTGCCCTTGAATTGTGACATGGCAGCTAAGCAGTAACCTGAGAACATCAATGCTAAAGGTAGCACCGGAAGAACAAATCTGCAGTATTCAATCTATTTGTATCACATCATGTGAATAACGAGAAGAGGTTACTTGACTACAAGGGCACTGTAAACTTCCAAGAAAAGGTGAATACCTAAATTCTTTGTGTCCAAGTATGCTGTAAACCCCTAATACCCAAGCAATTAGACCTGAAAGTCTCCATTCCCAAGACTTTACAATACCACACATTGCAAATGGTAAGAATGTCCAAATCATGGACGGAAAACCCTGTGTAAAGTACCAGTGGAAGACATGTGTTCCGTAGTAGTCTCCTCCCGAAGAGAAGAggttgaatttcaaaaaattaaGTGGCACTATGACCCGGGAACCATACATCCACCAATCAAGGAGTGTTGTTACTGCAAGGACAATGGCCCTGCAGAAAGATTAAACAAGTAACTTATATAGAATATTCATACATCGGGAAAGATAAAAAATGGCATCACAACAGAATCAACGGATAAGCAACATATGTTCTCCCAGGAAAGAAACAAAAAACAAAGAATTGAGGGTGGGGGTAGAACTTAACATGGTCAACTTTAAAAAATGTCAGCATTGTGCATATGTCCATTGTGCGAAATCAAGAAACAATAAAGATAAGCCAGTGTAGTGAAATTCACAGATCTCAAACAACGAAAGATAGAAAGTTGCCATGAATTTTAACAATAACTTACCCTACTGGAATGACATCAAGAAAGACAAAACGAAATTTTGATTTCATCTGAATAAAATCCAAAAGACCAACATATATCCATGTTACAGCACTTGTTGGCCGAATCGCACAGGACAAGGCTGCTATCAGAAGAGCCATTTTTCTTGATGAGACACTTTGTTCACAGGCAGCATGCTGCTTTGAAACGACTGAGGTTGCCTTGGAAGACTCTATTGCAGTAAACCAGTAATAGAGTCCAGCTACAGTCAAAACAGTCTCCAAGCTGTTTGATAGAGTCCGCGTG harbors:
- the LOC136517139 gene encoding mannosyltransferase APTG1-like, which gives rise to MSHRRRSRAAGSPHGDAGPAPTPEKSGWIRPWAVLGSDRRVLALALAFRAVNALLVRTYFNPDEHWQCLEVAHRVAFGYGHLTWEWKRGLRSYLHPLIFAALYKILALLHLDTPWVMVMAPRLLQSVFAAFGDLYLYKFSKLIFNGQVAQWTLFSQLVNWFMFFCITRTLSNSLETVLTVAGLYYWFTAIESSKATSVVSKQHAACEQSVSSRKMALLIAALSCAIRPTSAVTWIYVGLLDFIQMKSKFRFVFLDVIPVGAIVLAVTTLLDWWMYGSRVIVPLNFLKFNLFSSGGDYYGTHVFHWYFTQGFPSMIWTFLPFAMCGIVKSWEWRLSGLIAWVLGVYSILGHKEFRFVLPVLPLALMFSGYCLAAMSQFKGKNQHGKRSLSRLQLSVILLVITNVPMALYMSLFHQRGTEDVMYYLSKEAHDGRVKSVLFLMPCHSTPYYSTLHYDLPMRFLDCTPSDNKGTLDESDRFLTSPSEFVGGVFGNLSTFSHIVLFESEERHVLQLLLHNSFLEVRRFFHSHFKVDRDLQSSVVVYSRRDVL